From Streptomyces sp. Edi4, one genomic window encodes:
- a CDS encoding alpha/beta fold hydrolase has product MSLLSGCLRRAWLPVALIRATALDLAVLAGHLLLYPTGLTPERHPATGPDATTLPTTGRSHPPVVLLHGFIDNRSVFVLLRRSLARHGWRHLESLNYSPLTADIRAAAALLGRHVEDICARTGHPEVDIVGHSLGGLIARYYVQCLGGERRVRTLVTLGTPHGGTRSAQLAHAHPIGRQMCPGSALIEELRAPAPGVRTRFVGFWSDLDTLMIPVGTARVEHPDLIARNIRVTGIGHLALPVHPAVAAGVRQALTADEPEAAGQDAFSVA; this is encoded by the coding sequence TTGTCCTTACTGTCCGGGTGCCTGCGCCGGGCGTGGCTCCCGGTGGCGCTGATCCGCGCCACCGCGCTCGACCTGGCGGTGCTGGCCGGGCACCTGCTCCTCTACCCCACCGGCCTGACCCCCGAGCGCCACCCGGCGACCGGCCCGGACGCCACCACGCTGCCCACAACGGGCCGTTCGCACCCGCCCGTGGTCCTGCTGCACGGCTTCATCGACAACCGGTCCGTCTTCGTCCTGCTGCGCCGCTCGCTTGCCCGGCACGGCTGGCGGCACCTCGAATCCCTCAACTACTCGCCACTGACCGCCGACATCAGGGCCGCCGCCGCCCTGCTCGGCCGTCATGTCGAGGACATCTGCGCCCGCACCGGCCACCCCGAGGTGGACATCGTGGGGCACAGCCTGGGCGGCCTGATAGCCCGTTACTACGTGCAGTGCCTGGGCGGCGAGCGCCGGGTCCGTACGCTGGTCACGCTCGGCACCCCGCATGGAGGGACACGCTCGGCGCAGCTCGCGCACGCCCACCCGATCGGCCGGCAGATGTGCCCGGGCTCCGCGCTCATCGAGGAGCTGCGCGCTCCCGCGCCCGGCGTGCGCACCCGGTTCGTGGGGTTCTGGAGCGACCTCGACACGCTGATGATCCCGGTCGGCACGGCCCGCGTGGAGCACCCGGATCTGATCGCGCGGAACATCAGAGTCACGGGCATCGGGCATCTGGCCCTGCCGGTCCACCCGGCCGTCGCGGCCGGTGTGCGGCAGGCGCTGACCGCCGATGAACCGGAGGCCGCCGGCCAGGACGCGTTCTCGGTGGCCTGA
- a CDS encoding cobalamin B12-binding domain-containing protein, translating to MGVTGPIRVVVAKPGLDGHDRGAKVIARALRDAGMEVIYTGLHQTPEQIVDTAIQEDADAIGLSILSGAHNTLFAKVLELLKEREAEDIKVFGGGIIPEADIAPLKDLGVAEIFTPGATTGAIVGWVRENVRAA from the coding sequence ATGGGTGTAACTGGTCCGATCCGCGTGGTGGTGGCCAAGCCGGGGCTCGACGGTCACGATCGCGGAGCCAAGGTGATCGCGCGGGCGCTGCGGGACGCCGGTATGGAGGTCATCTACACCGGGCTGCACCAGACGCCCGAGCAGATCGTCGACACCGCGATCCAGGAGGATGCCGACGCGATCGGGCTCTCCATCCTCTCCGGGGCGCACAACACGCTGTTCGCGAAGGTGCTCGAGCTGTTGAAGGAGCGGGAGGCGGAGGACATCAAGGTCTTCGGTGGCGGCATCATCCCGGAGGCGGACATCGCCCCCCTGAAGGACCTCGGAGTGGCGGAGATCTTCACGCCGGGAGCGACGACCGGGGCGATCGTCGGATGGGTACGCGAAAACGTCCGAGCCGCGTAA
- a CDS encoding DUF5691 domain-containing protein, with amino-acid sequence MDGDGEPKGATTAVSPPWEELVSAALLGTDRRPAAGTPEELLDTAAIQTVRRRAGLVPASAAGRPPAAPPDPRRAVPRAARRRLAQLLADRSAPAHAGGRRGTAPDLGELLPQWLALANERGMRAPAALLPALLDAARARTDLRPGALTFAGPRGLWLARHNPEWRFALRGASGSTALPDPGDTAGVQRLWQEGLFAERVAVLGAVRAHGPDAARALLAETWSTERAEDRLLFLDSLRDGLSAADEPFLEGALADRSRNVRATAAELLSALPGSALAGRMARRAASCVSLDRTGDGAAIAVEAPHECDAEMQRDGIAPRPPGGRGERSWWLGQLVESAPLDSWPARLGGRTARAVVALPVTDGWGVELHAAWCRAAVRQGNAEWARALLGAPSQPPGEGAGTGSLAERAKLLSILPQEERAEWVARFISAHGLSEAFQLLGVCVVPWAGALGRAVVDALEIARDAGSYPWSFSGVMGLAERCLDPSESPRLEALTAAPPEREGASPGAGSYWAEAFRRLVATLSLRLAMREELDACPPR; translated from the coding sequence ATGGACGGCGATGGGGAGCCGAAGGGGGCGACGACAGCGGTTTCCCCGCCCTGGGAGGAGTTGGTGAGCGCGGCGCTCCTCGGTACCGACCGGCGCCCGGCGGCCGGCACGCCCGAGGAGCTGCTGGACACCGCCGCGATACAGACCGTGCGCCGCAGGGCGGGGCTGGTCCCCGCGTCGGCGGCTGGGCGTCCGCCGGCCGCGCCGCCCGATCCGCGCCGTGCGGTACCGCGGGCGGCGCGGCGTCGACTGGCCCAGCTCCTCGCGGACCGTTCGGCGCCCGCCCACGCCGGTGGCCGGCGCGGCACGGCGCCCGATCTCGGCGAGCTGCTGCCGCAGTGGCTGGCCCTCGCCAACGAACGGGGGATGCGCGCGCCCGCCGCGCTGCTGCCCGCGCTCCTCGACGCGGCCCGGGCCCGCACCGATCTGCGCCCGGGGGCCCTGACCTTCGCGGGCCCGCGCGGGCTGTGGCTCGCCCGGCACAACCCGGAGTGGCGGTTCGCGCTGCGGGGCGCCTCGGGCAGCACGGCGCTGCCCGACCCCGGGGACACCGCCGGCGTACAACGCCTGTGGCAGGAGGGCCTGTTCGCGGAACGAGTGGCGGTGCTCGGGGCCGTGCGGGCCCACGGTCCGGACGCGGCGCGCGCGTTGTTGGCCGAGACGTGGTCAACGGAGCGGGCCGAGGACCGGCTGCTGTTCCTCGACTCGTTGCGTGACGGCCTCTCGGCTGCGGACGAGCCGTTCCTCGAAGGGGCCCTGGCCGACCGGAGCCGCAATGTGCGGGCGACGGCGGCGGAGTTGCTTTCGGCGTTGCCCGGTTCGGCGCTCGCGGGCCGGATGGCACGGCGTGCCGCGTCCTGCGTGTCCCTCGACCGGACGGGCGACGGGGCGGCGATCGCGGTGGAGGCGCCGCACGAGTGCGACGCGGAGATGCAGCGGGACGGCATCGCGCCGAGGCCGCCCGGGGGGCGGGGCGAACGGTCGTGGTGGCTGGGGCAGTTGGTGGAGTCCGCACCGCTGGACAGCTGGCCGGCGCGGCTCGGCGGGCGGACGGCTCGGGCCGTCGTCGCGCTGCCCGTGACGGACGGTTGGGGCGTCGAGCTGCACGCGGCGTGGTGCCGGGCGGCGGTGCGGCAGGGCAACGCGGAGTGGGCACGGGCGCTGCTCGGCGCCCCCTCGCAGCCGCCCGGCGAGGGGGCGGGCACGGGATCTTTGGCCGAGCGGGCCAAACTTCTGTCCATCCTGCCGCAGGAGGAACGGGCGGAGTGGGTGGCCCGGTTCATATCGGCGCACGGGTTGTCGGAGGCGTTCCAGCTGCTCGGGGTCTGTGTGGTCCCGTGGGCCGGGGCGCTCGGGCGGGCCGTGGTGGACGCGCTGGAGATCGCGCGGGACGCGGGCAGCTATCCGTGGAGCTTCAGCGGGGTCATGGGCCTGGCGGAGCGCTGCCTCGATCCTTCGGAGTCGCCCCGTCTGGAAGCGCTTACGGCTGCGCCGCCGGAGCGGGAGGGGGCGTCGCCGGGGGCGGGGTCGTACTGGGCGGAGGCGTTTCGGCGGCTGGTCGCGACGTTGTCGCTGCGCTTGGCGATGCGGGAGGAACTGGATGCGTGTCCCCCGCGCTGA
- a CDS encoding SWIM zinc finger family protein, whose amino-acid sequence MTQQGVRWTAEQVLALAPDDASRKAGSRLGAAGPWSGSGCDGTGAVWGLCAGSGEQPYRTVVDTTGPAFLCGCPSRKFPCKHAVGLLLLWTGGEAAVPEGVAPDWVERWLDARRRGGERGGRDGTGPAGGTGAVADPEAARRRAEKRAGRITSGALELEQRLADLLRGGLAAAERPGYGLWEETAARMVDAQAPGLAARVRELGAIPGSGPGWPARLLEECALLHLLDRAWLGRDVAPAPLAATVRSRVGVPAAPQGPAIRDSWQVIAQYDTADAKLTTRRIWLYGRESGRSALVLDFGAAGRAPSVALPVGLAIDADLTPYPGAGQVRAALGERYGTPVPAGGPPPGTTTAQALERYGRALLDDPWLDACPTTLTEVVPIPPQGDAERWQLADVKGALALPVASGGVGRAGLWKLLAVSGGSPVTVFGECGHRGFTPLAVWSEGATEAVALT is encoded by the coding sequence TGGCCCTGGCGCCTGACGACGCGTCACGCAAGGCGGGAAGCAGGCTCGGCGCGGCCGGGCCGTGGTCGGGGAGCGGGTGTGACGGTACGGGCGCCGTGTGGGGCCTGTGCGCGGGCAGCGGCGAGCAGCCGTACCGGACGGTGGTCGACACAACGGGCCCCGCCTTCCTGTGCGGTTGCCCGAGCCGGAAGTTCCCGTGCAAGCACGCGGTGGGACTGCTGCTGCTCTGGACGGGCGGCGAGGCGGCGGTGCCGGAGGGGGTGGCGCCGGACTGGGTGGAGCGGTGGCTGGATGCCCGCCGCCGGGGCGGCGAGCGCGGCGGGCGGGACGGTACGGGACCGGCGGGCGGCACCGGCGCCGTCGCCGACCCCGAGGCGGCCAGGCGGCGGGCCGAGAAACGGGCGGGCCGGATCACCTCCGGGGCCCTGGAGCTGGAGCAGCGGCTCGCGGATCTCCTGCGGGGCGGCCTCGCGGCGGCCGAGCGGCCCGGGTACGGCCTGTGGGAGGAGACGGCGGCCCGCATGGTGGACGCCCAGGCACCCGGACTGGCCGCGCGGGTAAGGGAGTTGGGCGCGATACCGGGCTCGGGGCCGGGCTGGCCGGCGCGGCTTTTGGAGGAGTGCGCGCTGCTGCACCTCTTGGACCGGGCGTGGCTCGGCCGGGACGTCGCGCCGGCCCCGTTGGCCGCCACGGTGCGTTCACGCGTCGGCGTGCCCGCCGCCCCGCAGGGCCCGGCGATCCGCGACAGCTGGCAGGTCATCGCCCAGTACGACACGGCCGACGCGAAGCTCACCACGCGCCGGATCTGGCTGTACGGAAGGGAATCGGGCCGCTCGGCGCTGGTTTTGGACTTCGGCGCGGCGGGCCGCGCGCCGTCGGTCGCGCTGCCGGTGGGCCTGGCGATCGACGCCGATCTGACGCCGTATCCCGGCGCGGGGCAGGTGCGGGCCGCCCTGGGCGAGCGGTACGGGACTCCGGTCCCGGCCGGCGGTCCGCCGCCGGGCACCACGACGGCGCAGGCGCTGGAGCGGTACGGCCGGGCGCTCCTGGACGATCCGTGGCTCGACGCGTGCCCCACGACGCTCACCGAGGTCGTCCCGATACCTCCTCAGGGCGACGCCGAGAGGTGGCAACTGGCCGACGTGAAGGGCGCGTTGGCTCTGCCAGTGGCCTCGGGCGGCGTCGGCCGCGCGGGGCTGTGGAAGCTCCTCGCCGTGTCCGGGGGTTCCCCGGTGACCGTGTTCGGCGAATGCGGCCACCGGGGTTTCACCCCGCTGGCGGTGTGGTCCGAAGGGGCCACGGAGGCGGTGGCGTTGACGTGA